A single genomic interval of Musa acuminata AAA Group cultivar baxijiao chromosome BXJ3-4, Cavendish_Baxijiao_AAA, whole genome shotgun sequence harbors:
- the LOC103980517 gene encoding uncharacterized protein LOC103980517, protein MDSGNRGSLQSNSGGGGDDDFDSHVDSLSAFFSSSSVAGATTLPPAPLSDGQHFFDYPSISYLNSSTSLLPLDSAAAVPWLCSHLDSSNCTAAAVCQSSSSMSSVQQPVPTAAAAAGSRSSKKRSRASRRAPTTVLTTDTSNFRAMVQEFTGIPSPPFAAASSSPFARSRFDLFHSASVGFRCPTDAPPPPFLLRPFPQKVQSPSLPTTTNSISSFSSSPPALIPTTTAYSVNTCTPTDNHNSDYQLPYQDLGLGGGHSQSPPALNFQSPLQPSLLQANYTRAMPTSFDAKPYSVPSAEYGNNVLSGLLPGHIASKAMRSGWPDASTDLAQSRPLSGRLELDGERQPESIAATRSEGMAESRREM, encoded by the coding sequence ATGGACTCTGGTAACCGTGGTAGCCTCCAGTCaaacagcggcggcggcggcgatgatGACTTTGACTCCCATGTCGACTCCCTCTCCGCCTTCTTCAGCTCCTCCTCCGTAGCTGGCGCCACCACCCTCCCACCGGCACCGCTATCCGACGGCCAGCACTTCTTCGACTACCCGTCCATCTCCTACCTCAACTCCTCCACCTCGCTCCTCCCCCTCGACTCCGCCGCTGCGGTGCCTTGGCTTTGCTCTCATCTTGACTCCTCCAATTGCACCGCTGCCGCCGTCTGCCAGTCGTCGTCGTCGATGTCGTCAGTGCAACAGCCCGTCCCCACCGCTGCGGCAGCTGCAGGGTCGCGGAGCTCGAAGAAGCGCTCTAGGGCCTCGCGCCGGGCCCCGACGACTGTGCTCACCACCGACACGTCCAACTTCCGGGCCATGGTACAGGAATTCACCGGCATCCCATCCCCTCCCTTCGCCGCCGCGTCCTCTTCCCCCTTCGCCCGCTCCCGCTTCGATCTCTTCCACTCTGCTTCCGTGGGCTTCCGTTGTCCCACCGACGCCCCTCCGCCCCCTTTCCTCCTCCGGCCCTTCCCCCAAAAGGTCCAATCTCCGTCCCTTCCTACTACGACTAATTCcatctcctccttttcttcttctcctccagcTTTGATCCCCACAACTACTGCATATAGTGTCAACACCTGTACTCCTACTGATAACCACAACAGCGACTACCAACTACCTTATCAAGATCTTGGCCTCGGTGGAGGACACAGCCAATCTCCTCCCGCCCTCAACTTTCAATCCCCACTTCAACCCTCTCTACTCCAAGCCAATTACACGCGTGCCATGCCGACAAGCTTCGATGCAAAGCCCTACAGCGTGCCGTCGGCTGAGTATGGCAACAACGTGCTCAGCGGCCTCCTCCCAGGTCATATCGCGTCCAAAGCAATGCGGTCCGGCTGGCCGGACGCCAGCACCGATCTAGCTCAATCGAGGCCGCTCTCGGGGCGGTTGGAGTTGGACGGAGAGAGGCAGCCGGAGAGCATCGCAGCCACGAGGAGCGAAGGCATGGCGGAATCGAGAAGAGAGATGTAG